One part of the Methylobacterium mesophilicum SR1.6/6 genome encodes these proteins:
- a CDS encoding peroxidase-related enzyme (This protein belongs to a clade of uncharacterized proteins related to peroxidases such as the alkylhydroperoxidase AhpD.): MSADAPISRFPVPKLSDMPEDLRARIALVQEKAGFVPNIFLALAHRPDEFRAFMAYHDALMDRPGGLTKADREMIVVATSAANQCLYCVVAHGAILRVRAKNPLIADQVAVNYAKADITPRQRAMLAFAVKVATASQAVGAADHAALAEHGFSPDDIWDIAAITALFALSNRLASVADLRPNAEFYAMGR, from the coding sequence ATGAGCGCGGACGCCCCGATCAGCCGCTTCCCGGTACCGAAGCTCTCGGACATGCCGGAGGATCTCCGGGCCCGGATCGCCCTGGTGCAGGAGAAGGCGGGCTTCGTGCCGAACATCTTCCTGGCGCTGGCCCACCGCCCGGACGAGTTTCGAGCCTTCATGGCCTATCACGATGCGCTGATGGACCGGCCCGGCGGCCTGACCAAGGCCGACCGCGAGATGATCGTGGTGGCCACCAGCGCGGCCAACCAGTGCCTCTACTGCGTGGTCGCCCATGGGGCGATCCTGCGGGTCCGGGCCAAGAATCCGCTGATCGCCGATCAGGTCGCGGTCAATTACGCCAAGGCCGACATCACCCCGCGCCAGCGCGCCATGCTGGCCTTCGCGGTGAAGGTCGCGACGGCCTCCCAGGCGGTCGGCGCGGCGGACCACGCTGCGCTCGCCGAGCACGGCTTCAGCCCGGACGACATCTGGGACATCGCGGCGATCACCGCCCTCTTCGCCCTCTCCAACCGGCTTGCCAGCGTGGCGGATCTGCGGCCGAAC